A stretch of the Erinaceus europaeus chromosome 23, mEriEur2.1, whole genome shotgun sequence genome encodes the following:
- the SPMAP2 gene encoding sperm microtubule associated protein 2 isoform X3 translates to MWPFSRCLATVTWVLRELGGRSEAAPSMGDHRRSSLDPPAGRSQPGSLSQDVLPGRSQPGSLSQDVLPDRSQPGSLSQDILPGRSQPGSLSQEAQPRAQGSLEEEEDLSVPGTAFEQRDSKYQDVEDGGRGSLVQEAELPPEEEVAVEEPLNPEEATSEQQQALKKDTEEGVAEMSRLSITQRFPGRRHRLRDLARPKTDWQSVKDRSTRRRRRQRVPRIKFTCQGYTWVSPCMKSLHFCIYCRVPPRGGTGSTQEVLLRVLQQQQEGRRLASPATHLEAPGIQSSAGAGHPKATEQHLVLSHVSAPKAQSEKCVPDRDPRWEVQDVTKKAVASPRTLSLAQPKVRKDLNEGYDPYHISPATLLARASPRLDELATPKSTTRKA, encoded by the exons ATGTGGCCATTCTCTCGTTGCCTGGCAACTGTCACATGGGTGTTGAGGGAACTTGGTGGCAGGTCTGAAGCTGCTCCGTCCATGGGGGACCACAGGAGAAGCTCGCTGGACCCCCCAGCTGGCCGCTCCCAGCCAGGGTCCTTGTCCCAGGACGTCCTCCCCGGCCGCTCCCAGCCGGGGTCCTTGTCCCAGGATGTCCTCCCCGACCGCTCCCAGCCGGGGTCCCTGTCCCAGGACATCCTCCCCGGCCGCTCCCAGCCAGGGTCCCTGTCCcaggaagcccagcccagggcccAAGGGAgcctagaggaggaggaggacctgagTGTCCCGGGCACTGCATTTGAGCAGCGGGACTCCAAGTACCAGGATGTGGAGGACGGGGGCCGAGGGTCGCTTGTTCAGGAGGCGGAGCTGCCCCCCGAGGAGGAGGTGGCTGTGGAGGAGCCCTTGAACCCTGAGGAGGCCACGTCAGAGCAGCAGCAGGCTCTGAAGAAGGACACAGAGGAGGGGGTGGCTGAGATGAG CCGGCTGTCCATCACCCAGCGCTTCCCGGGGAGGCGGCACCGGCTGCGGGACCTGGCCAGGCCCAAGACCGACTGGCAGAGCGTGAAGGACAG GAGtacccggcggcggcggcggcagcgtgTCCCCAGGATCAAGTTCACGTGTCAGGGGTACACCTGGGTGTCCCCCTGCATGAAGAGCCTGCACTTCTGTATCTACTG CCGTGTCCCGCCGCGTGGAGGAACTGGCTCGACCCAAGAGGTTCTACTCAGAGTATTACAACAACAACAG GAGGGCCGCAGGCTGGCCAGTCCAGCGACCCACCTTGAAGCACCAGGCATCCAGTCGTCTGCAGGAGCTGGCCACCCCAAAGCCACGGAACAACATCTGGTGCTTAGCCATGTCTCAG CACCCAAGGCCCAGTCGGAGAAGTGCGTCCCAGACCGAGACCCGCGCTGGGAGGTACAGGATGTCACCAAGAAGGCGGTAGCCAGCCCCCGGACCCTGTCCCTGGCCCAGCCCaaggtgcgcaaggacctgaacgAAGGCTACGACCCCTACCACATCTCCCCCGCGACCCTGCTGGCGCGCGCCTCCCCGCGCCTGGACGAGCTCGCCACCCCCAAGAGCACCACCAGGAAGGCGTGA
- the SPMAP2 gene encoding sperm microtubule associated protein 2 isoform X1, translating to MWPFSRCLATVTWVLRELGGRSEAAPSMGDHRRSSLDPPAGRSQPGSLSQDVLPGRSQPGSLSQDVLPDRSQPGSLSQDILPGRSQPGSLSQEAQPRAQGSLEEEEDLSVPGTAFEQRDSKYQDVEDGGRGSLVQEAELPPEEEVAVEEPLNPEEATSEQQQALKKDTEEGVAEMSRLSITQRFPGRRHRLRDLARPKTDWQSVKDRSTRRRRRQRVPRIKFTCQGYTWVSPCMKSLHFCIYWPSVYWTERFVKDTTLSITVPAVSRRVEELARPKRFYSEYYNNNRRAAGWPVQRPTLKHQASSRLQELATPKPRNNIWCLAMSQVSQVSKAAQTAVPSKRTLRLSQPRAPAALAEEWDPMPKPKHRMSDYNRLLQLSTPKAQSEKCVPDRDPRWEVQDVTKKAVASPRTLSLAQPKVRKDLNEGYDPYHISPATLLARASPRLDELATPKSTTRKA from the exons ATGTGGCCATTCTCTCGTTGCCTGGCAACTGTCACATGGGTGTTGAGGGAACTTGGTGGCAGGTCTGAAGCTGCTCCGTCCATGGGGGACCACAGGAGAAGCTCGCTGGACCCCCCAGCTGGCCGCTCCCAGCCAGGGTCCTTGTCCCAGGACGTCCTCCCCGGCCGCTCCCAGCCGGGGTCCTTGTCCCAGGATGTCCTCCCCGACCGCTCCCAGCCGGGGTCCCTGTCCCAGGACATCCTCCCCGGCCGCTCCCAGCCAGGGTCCCTGTCCcaggaagcccagcccagggcccAAGGGAgcctagaggaggaggaggacctgagTGTCCCGGGCACTGCATTTGAGCAGCGGGACTCCAAGTACCAGGATGTGGAGGACGGGGGCCGAGGGTCGCTTGTTCAGGAGGCGGAGCTGCCCCCCGAGGAGGAGGTGGCTGTGGAGGAGCCCTTGAACCCTGAGGAGGCCACGTCAGAGCAGCAGCAGGCTCTGAAGAAGGACACAGAGGAGGGGGTGGCTGAGATGAG CCGGCTGTCCATCACCCAGCGCTTCCCGGGGAGGCGGCACCGGCTGCGGGACCTGGCCAGGCCCAAGACCGACTGGCAGAGCGTGAAGGACAG GAGtacccggcggcggcggcggcagcgtgTCCCCAGGATCAAGTTCACGTGTCAGGGGTACACCTGGGTGTCCCCCTGCATGAAGAGCCTGCACTTCTGTATCTACTG GCCGTCGGTGTACTGGACTGAGCGCTTCGTCAAGGACACCACCCTGTCCATCACTGTACCCG CCGTGTCCCGCCGCGTGGAGGAACTGGCTCGACCCAAGAGGTTCTACTCAGAGTATTACAACAACAACAG GAGGGCCGCAGGCTGGCCAGTCCAGCGACCCACCTTGAAGCACCAGGCATCCAGTCGTCTGCAGGAGCTGGCCACCCCAAAGCCACGGAACAACATCTGGTGCTTAGCCATGTCTCAG GTGTCCCAGGTCTCCAAGGCGGCACAGACAGCGGTGCCCAGTAAGAGGACGCTGCGGCTGTCCCAGCCCCGGGCCCCGGCTGCCCTGGCTGAGGAGTGGGACCCCATGCCCAAGCCCAAGCACCGTATGTCGGACTACAACCGTCTGCTGCAGCTGTCCA CACCCAAGGCCCAGTCGGAGAAGTGCGTCCCAGACCGAGACCCGCGCTGGGAGGTACAGGATGTCACCAAGAAGGCGGTAGCCAGCCCCCGGACCCTGTCCCTGGCCCAGCCCaaggtgcgcaaggacctgaacgAAGGCTACGACCCCTACCACATCTCCCCCGCGACCCTGCTGGCGCGCGCCTCCCCGCGCCTGGACGAGCTCGCCACCCCCAAGAGCACCACCAGGAAGGCGTGA
- the C2CD4C gene encoding C2 calcium-dependent domain-containing protein 4C, giving the protein MKKTPMWFLERLRVSGENGAEGADRARGPVYSNVLTPDKIPDFFIPPKLPAAPPDPEAPAEPGPQSPEPGRAPRSPRLPARLAAESRSLLKAATRHVIQVESAEDCAEEAALPASTPAPAESPRREALRPGEPGAPSQAGSPGAARRAARPRPDGGDAALRGPSGGESDTGSSAESSPFGSPLLSRSVSLLRGFALDGQAKVSQLTQAVARPGSLSADDSSPQASPGARRRRPRRAPAPPAPPAPPAPGEQAVHLGPRGSVRLRAEYQAAQARLRVRLLAAEGLYDRRWDARAIHCCVALCLLPGKLQKQRSTVVKHSRRPEFNEDFFFDGLGPACVGKLALRIKVVNKGSSLKRDTLLGEKELPLAALLPCA; this is encoded by the coding sequence ATGAAGAAGACCCCCATGTGGTTCCTGGAGCGCCTGCGCGTGTCCGGCGAGAACGGGGCGGAGGGTGCGGACCGGGCCCGGGGGCCCGTCTACAGCAACGTGCTCACGCCCGACAAGATCCCTGACTTCTTCATCCCGCCCAAGCTGCCCGCCGCGCCTCCCGACCCCGAGGCGCCCGCCGAGCCCGGGCCCCAGTCCCCCGAGCCCGGCCGCGCGCCCCGCAGCCCGCGCCTGCCCGCACGCCTGGCCGCCGAAAGCCGCAGCCTGCTGAAGGCCGCCACGCGCCACGTGATCCAGGTGGAGAGTGCGGAGGACTGCGCGGAGGAGGCAGCCCTGCCCGCGTCCACACCCGCGCCCGCTGAGAGCCCGCGGCGCGAGGCCCTGCGCCCAGGGGAGCCCGGCGCCCCCTCGCAGGCCGGCTCCCCCGGCGCCGCGCGCCGCGCAGCCCGGCCTCGGCCCGACGGCGGGGACGCGGCGCTGCGGGGTCCCAGTGGTGGCGAGAGCGACACCGGCTCGTCGGCCGAGTCCTCGCCCTTCGGCTCGCCCCTGCTGTCGCGCTCCGTGTCGCTGCTGCGCGGCTTCGCGCTGGACGGCCAGGCCAAGGTCAGCCAGCTCACGCAGGCCGTGGCCCGGCCCGGCTCGCTGTCCGCGGACGACAGCTCCCCGCAGGCCAGCCCGGGAGCCCGCCGCCGCCGGCCCCGCCGCGCCCCCGCGCCGCCCGCGCCCCCGGCGCCGCCCGCGCCGGGCGAGCAGGCCGTGCATCTGGGTCCCCGCGGCAGCGTGCGGCTGCGGGCCGAGTACCAGGCTGCTCAGGCCCGGCTGCGGGTGCGGCTGCTGGCGGCCGAGGGCCTGTACGACCGGCGCTGGGACGCGCGCGCCATCCACTGCTGCGTGGCGCTCTGCCTGCTGCCCGGGAAGCTGCAGAAGCAGCGCAGCACCGTGGTCAAGCACAGCCGGCGCCCCGAGTTCAACGAGGACTTCTTCTTCGACGGGCTGGGCCCCGCCTGCGTGGGCAAGCTGGCGCTGCGCATCAAGGTGGTCAACAAGGGCAGCAGCCTCAAGAGGGACACGCTGCTGGGCGAGAAGGAGCTGCCGCTGGCCGCGCTGCTGCCCTGTGCCTGA
- the SPMAP2 gene encoding sperm microtubule associated protein 2 isoform X2, with protein sequence MWPFSRCLATVTWVLRELGGRSEAAPSMGDHRRSSLDPPAGRSQPGSLSQDVLPGRSQPGSLSQDVLPDRSQPGSLSQDILPGRSQPGSLSQEAQPRAQGSLEEEEDLSVPGTAFEQRDSKYQDVEDGGRGSLVQEAELPPEEEVAVEEPLNPEEATSEQQQALKKDTEEGVAEMSRLSITQRFPGRRHRLRDLARPKTDWQSVKDRPSVYWTERFVKDTTLSITVPAVSRRVEELARPKRFYSEYYNNNRRAAGWPVQRPTLKHQASSRLQELATPKPRNNIWCLAMSQVSQVSKAAQTAVPSKRTLRLSQPRAPAALAEEWDPMPKPKHRMSDYNRLLQLSTPKAQSEKCVPDRDPRWEVQDVTKKAVASPRTLSLAQPKVRKDLNEGYDPYHISPATLLARASPRLDELATPKSTTRKA encoded by the exons ATGTGGCCATTCTCTCGTTGCCTGGCAACTGTCACATGGGTGTTGAGGGAACTTGGTGGCAGGTCTGAAGCTGCTCCGTCCATGGGGGACCACAGGAGAAGCTCGCTGGACCCCCCAGCTGGCCGCTCCCAGCCAGGGTCCTTGTCCCAGGACGTCCTCCCCGGCCGCTCCCAGCCGGGGTCCTTGTCCCAGGATGTCCTCCCCGACCGCTCCCAGCCGGGGTCCCTGTCCCAGGACATCCTCCCCGGCCGCTCCCAGCCAGGGTCCCTGTCCcaggaagcccagcccagggcccAAGGGAgcctagaggaggaggaggacctgagTGTCCCGGGCACTGCATTTGAGCAGCGGGACTCCAAGTACCAGGATGTGGAGGACGGGGGCCGAGGGTCGCTTGTTCAGGAGGCGGAGCTGCCCCCCGAGGAGGAGGTGGCTGTGGAGGAGCCCTTGAACCCTGAGGAGGCCACGTCAGAGCAGCAGCAGGCTCTGAAGAAGGACACAGAGGAGGGGGTGGCTGAGATGAG CCGGCTGTCCATCACCCAGCGCTTCCCGGGGAGGCGGCACCGGCTGCGGGACCTGGCCAGGCCCAAGACCGACTGGCAGAGCGTGAAGGACAG GCCGTCGGTGTACTGGACTGAGCGCTTCGTCAAGGACACCACCCTGTCCATCACTGTACCCG CCGTGTCCCGCCGCGTGGAGGAACTGGCTCGACCCAAGAGGTTCTACTCAGAGTATTACAACAACAACAG GAGGGCCGCAGGCTGGCCAGTCCAGCGACCCACCTTGAAGCACCAGGCATCCAGTCGTCTGCAGGAGCTGGCCACCCCAAAGCCACGGAACAACATCTGGTGCTTAGCCATGTCTCAG GTGTCCCAGGTCTCCAAGGCGGCACAGACAGCGGTGCCCAGTAAGAGGACGCTGCGGCTGTCCCAGCCCCGGGCCCCGGCTGCCCTGGCTGAGGAGTGGGACCCCATGCCCAAGCCCAAGCACCGTATGTCGGACTACAACCGTCTGCTGCAGCTGTCCA CACCCAAGGCCCAGTCGGAGAAGTGCGTCCCAGACCGAGACCCGCGCTGGGAGGTACAGGATGTCACCAAGAAGGCGGTAGCCAGCCCCCGGACCCTGTCCCTGGCCCAGCCCaaggtgcgcaaggacctgaacgAAGGCTACGACCCCTACCACATCTCCCCCGCGACCCTGCTGGCGCGCGCCTCCCCGCGCCTGGACGAGCTCGCCACCCCCAAGAGCACCACCAGGAAGGCGTGA